Proteins encoded together in one Vigna angularis cultivar LongXiaoDou No.4 chromosome 5, ASM1680809v1, whole genome shotgun sequence window:
- the LOC108322760 gene encoding ras-related protein RABA4d produces MAQWQGDADEGIDYMFKIVMVGDSGVGKSQLLNRFVKNEFHMKSKPTIGVEFLTRTLVMDHKLVKAQIWDTAGQERYQAITTAYYRGAIGALLAYDITKQQTFDHVEKWLDELRIHADRNILVMLVGNKSDLSSLRAVPVEVAREFAQQEGLFFLETSALDSSNVESAFVGLLSQVYRTVSRKQIIVDGHEANWDKVNLGLEGTNIKMPFQEPECHNAKKRSNCCSIL; encoded by the exons ATGGCTCAGTGGCAGGGTGATGCTGATGAGGGCATAGACTACATGTTCAAGATTGTGATGGTTGGTGACTCTGGGGTTGGAAAGTCTCAGCTTTTGAATCGGTTTGTGAAGAACGAATTCCATATGAAATCGAAACCCACAATTGGGGTGGAGTTTCTGACAAGGACACTCGTCATGGACCACAAGCTTGTCAAGGCACAGATTTGGGACACTGCTGGTCAAGAAAG GTACCAGGCAATTACAACAGCCTATTACAGGGGTGCAATTGGTGCGTTACTAGCATACGACATAACCAAGCAGCAAACCTTTGATCATGTTGAGAAGTGGTTGGATGAGCTGCGGATACACGCTGATCGAAATATACTTGTCATGCTTGTTGGCAACAAATCTGACCTGAGTTCTCTTCGAGCAGTGCCTGTTGAAGTGGCTAGAGAGTTCGCACAGCAAGAGGGTCTATTCTTTCTGGAGACATCTGCTCTTGACTCCAGCAATGTGGAATCAGCTTTCGTTGGTCTCCTCTCTCAAGTATATAGAACAGTCAGTAGGAAGCAAATCATTGTGGATGGACATGAAGCAAATTGGGACAAAGTAAACCTTGGACTTGAAGGAACAAACATTAAGATGCCATTTCAAGAACCTGAATGCCACAATGCTAAAAAGAGATCCAATTGCTGCAGTATTCTTTAG
- the LOC108322763 gene encoding cytochrome P450 705A12, whose product MVQKPKQLSFWVYGKKALDVSKRYDELLEKVLKEHEHKRSSRHAENERDLMDILLDVHHDPHAEFKITRTHIKAFFLDLFIAGTNTSAEGTQWAMAELLNNPEAFEKVRKEIELVTENGRLVEESDVGKMPYLRAVVKETLRLHPPAPVTTRECRQQCKINGFDVAPKTAVAINLYAIMRDPDSWDNPNEFVPERFFLQEEDERMKLNFVPFGGGRRGCPGTELAFIFIHTAVAAMVQCFDWKIGEDGKGKKVNMQSGSSGLSLSMAQPLLCVPVLHFNPYV is encoded by the exons ATGGTGCAAAAGCCGAAGCAGTTGAGTTTCTGGGTGTATGGGAAGAAGGCATTGGATGTGAGCAAAAGGTACGATGAGTTGTTGGAGAAGGTGCTGAAGGAGCATGAACACAAAAGATCATCACGTCATGCAGAAAACGAAAGGGATTTGATGGACATTCTGCTTGATGTTCACCACGATCCTCATGCAGAGTTCAAGATCACAAGAACTCATATCAAAGCCTTCTTCTTG GATCTCTTCATTGCAGGCACAAACACCTCAGCAGAAGGCACGCAATGGGCGATGGCTGAGCTGCTGAACAACCCTGAAGCCTTTGAAAAAGTGAGAAAGGAGATAGAGTTGGTGACCGAGAATGGAAGGCTAGTTGAGGAGTCAGATGTTGGAAAAATGCCATATTTGCGAGCAGTTGTGAAGGAAACACTGAGACTCCATCCACCAGCACCAGTGACGACAAGAGAGTGTCGGCAACAGTGCAAGATAAATGGGTTTGACGTGGCACCAAAGACAGCAGTGGCAATAAATTTGTATGCCATAATGAGGGACCCTGATTCCTGGGACAATCCGAATGAGTTTGTCCCTGAAAGGTTCTTCTTGCAAGAGGAGGATGAGAGAATGAAGTTGAATTTTGTTCCATTTGGAGGTGGAAGGAGAGGCTGTCCAGGAACAGAACTTGCTTTCATCTTCATACACACTGCAGTGGCTGCTATGGTGCAGTGCTTTGATTGGAAGATTGGTGAagatggaaaaggaaaaaaggtcAATATGCAATCTGGTTCATCTGGCTTGTCTTTGAGCATGGCTCAACCCCTTCTCTGTGTTCCAGTACTACATTTTAATCCATATGTATAA
- the LOC128196498 gene encoding uncharacterized protein LOC128196498, with product MEGKKASWRLLISMDSSIIIEMNRLLRQCHVDRIRMTPFMWCVNINNPVEVNLKLLKVMVSRWVGNDNSFRVRQKLVPFRVVDVLMSLGLEIGGLEIPFDEVVGGLVGELFKSKTISLKDLTDMFNVIVDDKNIEVDVVCRLYILVCLVVFYFPRKSRHVCNMPFGVLDDLDRLCLYDWCTGVHKHIVENLNKCKKKIMGAGIPQSVTLSGNVAVLQAWAVERLSLHGHPSHRFFPRIMRWFPFKSRTEKIENIFMTGDLNMEWYIRNEDRHRPEIRAAFNMDDGGMSEGSKVDQDDDEDESSDDGAWEAVAEERLRKNNEHIRALNAKIGVLTRELFEIYQNPIFHEEDACATDEEVGGGVGGEENAQVGGEEEGDGHGVGGEENAEVGGEEEGDGNEVDDPLGAHAEVRGDDETVRNINFIEIEDDADEGEPEVVPLAIPPLRSFVGDPSTSVDVNQLYTAVSIREMNVHRVVSEIIGQSLSTTSIYTLAPLKYVDNMVSIVTFGCVSCYSLF from the exons ATGGAAGGGAAAAAAGCaagt tggcgACTTCTTATCTCGATGGATTCATCCATCATTATTGAAATGAATCGTTTGCTCCGACAGTGTCATGTGGATCGGATTAGGATGACACCATTTATGTGGTGTGTGAATATTAATAACCCTGTGGaggtgaatttaaaattattgaaggttATGGTTAGCAGGTGGGTTGGAAATGATAACAGTTTTAGAGTTCGTCAAAAGTTGGTGCCGTTTAGAGTTGTTGATGTGTTGATGAGCTTAGGTTTAGAAATAGGTGGTTTAGAGATTCCCTTTGATGAAGTAGTTGGTGGATTGGTTGGTGAATTGTTCAAATCAAAAACCATCAGTTTGAAGGACTTGACAGACATGTTTAATGTCATTGTTGATGATAAAAACATTGAAGTCGATGTAGTGTgtaggttatatatattagtttgtttggttgttttctatttcCCTAGGAAATCAAGGCATGTTTGTAACATGCCTTTTGGAGTGTTAGATGACTTAGACCGTTTGTGTCTATATGATTGGTGCACCGGTGTACATAAACACATTGtagagaatttaaataaatgtaagaagaaaattatgggAGCAGGTATCCCCCAGTCAGTCACTCTCAGTGGCAATGTGGCAGTGTTGCAG GCTTGGGCGGTTGAGAGACTTTCTTTGCATGGTCATCCTTCGCACCGGTTTTTCCCCCGCATAATGAGATGGTTCCCGTTTAAATCAAGGAccgaaaaaattgaaaatatttttatgaccGGAGAT TTAAATATGGAGTGGTATATACGAAATGAAGATCGTCATAGGCCGGAAATCCGTGCAGCCTTCAACATGGATGACGGAGGAATGAGTGAAGGATCCAAGGTTGACCAAGACGATGATGAAGACGAAAGCTCTGATGACGGGGCATGGGAAGCAGTTGCGGAGGAGAGATTGAGGAAAAATAACGAACATATCAGAGCATTGAATGCCAAGATTGGAGTTCTGACTAGGGAGCtatttgaaatttatcaaaatcCAATCTTTCATGAAGAAGATGCATGTGCCACTGATGAAGAGGTTGGGGGTGGAGTTGGAGGTGAGGAGAATGCTCAAGTtgggggagaagaagaaggtgatggaCATGGAGTTGGAGGTGAGGAGAATGCTGAAGTtgggggagaagaagaaggtgatggaAATGAAGTTGATGACCCCCTAGGTGCACATGCCGAAGTAAGAGGGGATGATGAAACTGTTcgtaacattaattttattgaaatagaagatgatgctgatgaaGGAGAACCAGAGGTCGTTCCATTGGCTATACCCCCATTGCGGAGTTTTGTTGGTGATCCAAGCACTAGTGTTGATGTTAACCAATTGTATACAGCAGTCAGCATCAGAGAGATGAACGTACACAG GGTTGTAAGCGAGATAATTGGCCAAAGCTTGAGCACGACTTCAATTTACACTTTGGCCCCATTGAAATACGTTGATAACATGGTTAGTATTGTCACATTTGGTTGTGTTTCatgttatagtttattttag
- the LOC128196792 gene encoding uncharacterized protein LOC128196792: MYFEKRLCGVVKRFHFSPLYSHHILTDYRKRPQNRHVFTLHNYNTYLRSDHFGLEELPTADFLFLPFVHDDHWWCYSVKLRSMEIFVIDSLGKGIRDRKRIDTAVAENMARFFCILMNIPEGSIAPLTVKQANIPSQPNLHDCGVIMLKAMEIWDGDEKYNGKSMPEYTTEELLGIRKKYVCDWILDNENTSRMEALYLYDIV, encoded by the exons ATGTACTTTGAGAAAAGGTTGTGCGGTGTTGTTAAGAGGTTTCATTTTAGTCCGTTATActcg CACCATATTCTTACAGATTATAGGAAACGTCCACAGAATCGCCATGTATTCACGCTTCATAACTATAACACTTATTTGCGTTCCGATCATTTTGGACTTGAAGAATTACCCACGGCGGACTTT ttgTTTCTGCCATTTGTCCACGATGATCATTGGTGGTGTTATTCAGTGAAGTTGAGGTCAATGGAGATTTTTGTGATCGATTCATTGGGGAAGGGGATCAGAGACCGCAAAAGGATAGACACAGCCGTT GCTGAAAATATGGCACGGTTTTTTTGCATCCTGATGAATATACCGGAAGGTAGTATTGCTCCTTTGACAGTTAAACAAGCAAATATCCCATCccaaccaaactt ACATGATTGTGGAGTAATAATGTTGAAAGCAATGGAAATCTGGGATGGAGATGAAAAATACAACGGGAAAAGCATGCCTGAATATACAACT GAGGAGCTGCTTGGGATTAGAAAGAAATATGTGTGTGACTGGATCCTGGACAACGAGAACACTAGCAGAATGGAAGCCCTATATCTATACGACATTGTCTAG